The proteins below come from a single Lodderomyces elongisporus chromosome 3, complete sequence genomic window:
- the DIS3 gene encoding exosome catalytic subunit dis3 (BUSCO:EOG09260AQB) has translation MSVVNHRKRLSSGLSVTSKVFVRSRNGGALKIVREHYLRNDIPCYSLACTECQHIIKPDASGELPKFILSSTPAKTIDKKPHYVVLDTNIVLHAIDLLENTQVFYDVIVPQTVLEEVKNRSFPIYQRLRNLVKSEDKRFIVFHNEYNEATYINRNKNESINDRNDRAIRKVVSWYKGHLPKIEIVYVCNDADNRNKAKADGLNVKSLLEYMEILPNGEDLKDLIPTDFSRTDLEKGYDETSFPEYYSNARIMAGIKNGTLYQGILNISTYNYLQGEVNIPAFKKPLLIQGSKNLNRAFNSDSVIVELLPKDKWKEPSTTIIEETAIGSNDNADDGDDDEVDGPTGASRGIISDKERLLLAQEAMKTTRGSGGSGDEKRLQPTAKIVGIMRRSWRYYVGQIAPSSVNAEDTGNTAKSCFVILMDKTLPKIRIRTRKAKEYLGQRIVVVVDSWPSDSKYPNGHFVRALGDVESAEAETEALLLEHDVEYRPFSKNVLDCLPKEGDNWVVPDITNTTDKQLQKRVDLRDKLVCSIDPPNCVDIDDALHAQKLPNGNFEVGVHIADVTHFVKAGTALDQEGASRGTSTYLVDKRIDMLPMLLGTNLCSLKPFVDRFAFSVIWEVDAEANIINVKFMKSIIKSRQAFSYEQAQARIDDATQKDELTESMRILLRLSKKLKQKRIDAGALNLASPEVKVYMDSETSDPQEVEIKKLLETNSLVEEFMLFANISVARKIYDAYPQTAMLRRHAAPPATNFETLNDMLNVRKNGLSISLESSKALADSLDRCIDPTDPYFNTLIRIMSTRCMMAAEYFPSGSYGYPEFRHYGLAVDIYTHFTSPIRRYCDVVAHRQLAGAIGYENLDLSHRDKHKMEMIVKNINKRHRNAQFAGRASIEYYVGQVMRNNESEQEGYVIKSFNNGIVVLVPKFGVEALIKLDSMGDVNSASYDEDKYELKFVDFEGKNRTVGVFDKVKVDVKSIKDEVSGKRKVHLVLK, from the coding sequence atgtCAGTAGTTAACCATAGGAAACGATTGTCTAGTGGATTGAGTGTGACATCAAAAGTATTTGTGAGATCGCGGAATGGCGGTGCTCTTAAAATTGTTCGTGAACATTACTTGAGAAACGATATCCCTTGCTATTCCTTGGCATGTACAGAGTGCCAACACATAATCAAACCTGATGCATCGGGAGAATTACCGaaatttattctttcttccaCTCCGGCAAAGACCATAGACAAGAAACCGCATTATGTGGTATTAGACACGAACATTGTGCTTCATGCAATCGACTTGTTGGAAAACACCCAAGTTTTCTACGATGTCATTGTGCCTCAAACTGTTTTGGAGGAGGTTAAAAACAGGTCATTTCCAATATACCAGCGATTGCGTAACTTGGTGAAGCTGGAGGATAAGAGATTTATCGTGTTTCACAACGAGTACAACGAGGCCACTTATATcaacagaaacaagaaTGAAAGTATAAACGATAGAAACGATAGAGCCATCAGAAAAGTTGTTAGTTGGTATAAGGGGCACTTGCCAAAGATCGAAATCGTATATGTTTGTAACGATGCCGATAACAGAAACAAAGCCAAAGCAGATGGATTAAATGTAAAGTCATTATTGGAATACATGGAAATACTTCCTAATGGTGAAGACTTGAAAGATCTTATTCCTACAGATTTTAGCAGAACTGATCTCGAAAAGGGGTATGACGAGACTTCGTTCCCCGAATACTATTCCAACGCGAGAATCATGGCCGGTATCAAAAATGGTACACTTTATCAAGGTATTTTAAATATCTCCACATACAATTATTTGCAAGGTGAAGTCAATATCCCTGCTTTTAAAAAGCCATTGCTCATACAGGGATCCAAGAACTTGAATAGGGCCTTTAATTCAGATTCTGTCATTGTGGAGTTGTTACCAAAGGATAAATGGAAGGAGCCATCCACAACAATTATTGAGGAGACTGCTATTGGATCGAATGATAACGCAGATGACGGTGACGATGATGAGGTAGACGGCCCAACAGGAGCATCTAGAGGAATCATATCCGACAAAGAGCGTTTGTTGCTTGCACAAGAGGCTATGAAAACTACAAGAGGGTCTGGTGGTTCTGGCGACGAAAAAAGACTTCAACCAACAGCAAAAATTGTTGGTATTATGAGAAGATCCTGGAGATACTACGTTGGCCAAATTGCGCCTTCTTCAGTTAACGCTGAAGATACAGGAAATACAGCTAAGAGCTGCTTTGTAATCTTGATGGACAAGACTTTACCGAAAATCAGAATAAGAACTCGAAAGGCGAAAGAATACTTGGGACAAAGaatagttgttgtggttgacTCTTGGCCTAGTGACTCTAAATACCCCAACGGTCATTTCGTGAGAGCATTGGGTGATGTTGAAAGTGCTGAAGCCGAGACTGAagctttgttgttggagCACGATGTTGAGTATCGtccattttccaaaaatgTGTTGGATTGTTTACCAAAAGAGGGTGACAACTGGGTGGTGCCTGATATCACAAATACTACCGATaaacaattgcaaaaaagagTTGATTTGAGAGACAAGTTAGTGTGTTCTATTGATCCACCAAACTGTGTGGATATTGATGATGCATTGCATGCACAAAAGTTACCTAATGGAAATTTTGAAGTTGGTGTGCACATTGCTGATGTCACACACTTTGTCAAAGCCGGTACTGCTTTAGATCAAGAAGGTGCTTCAAGAGGTACTTCAACATATCTTGTTGACAAGAGAATTGATATGTTGCCAATGTTATTGGGTACCAACTTGTGCTCTTTGAAGCCATTTGTTGACAGGTTTGCATTTAGTGTCATTTGGGAAGTTGATGCCGAGGCAAATATTATCAATGTCAAGTTTATGAAATCAATCATCAAATCAAGACAAGCTTTTTCATACGAACAAGCCCAGGCTCGTATTGATGATGCGACCCAAAAAGACGAGTTAACTGAATCAATGAGGATATTACTCAGGCTCtccaaaaaattgaagcaAAAGAGGATAGATGCAGGTGCATTGAACTTGGCTTcaccagaagtaaaagTGTATATGGACAGCGAGACATCGGATCCTCAAGAGGTTGAAATCAAGAAATTGTTAGAAACAAACTCGTTGGTTGAAGAGTTTATGTTGTTTGCAAATATCTCAGTTGCTAGAAAAATATATGATGCATACCCACAGACTGCAATGTTGAGAAGACATGCTGCTCCACCAGCAACAAATTTCGAAACTTTGAATGATATGTTGAATGTGCGTAAAAACGGATTATCAATTTCATTAGAATCATCAAAAGCGTTGGCTGATTCGCTCGATAGATGTATCGATCCAACTGACCCATATTTCAATACATTGATCAGAATCATGTCTACGAGATGCATGATGGCAGCAGAATATTTTCCCTCTGGTTCTTATGGATACCCCGAGTTTAGACATTATGGTTTGGCAGTTGACATTTACACGCACTTTACTTCACCAATCCGTAGATACTGTGATGTTGTTGCACATAGACAATTAGCTGGTGCCATCGGGTACGAGAATCTCGATTTGAGTCATCGCGATAAGCACAAGATGGAGATGATTGTGAAGAATATTAATAAACGTCATAGAAACGCACAATTTGCTGGAAGGGCAAGTATTGAATATTATGTTGGACAAGTGATGCGTAATAATGAGTCTGAACAAGAAGGATATGTTATCAAAAGTTTCAATAATGGTATTGTGGTCTTGGTGCCCAAATTTGGAGTTGAGGCGTTGATTAAATTGGACAGCATGGGTGACGTCAATAGTGCTAGCTATGACGAAGACAAGTATGAACttaaatttgttgattttgaggGTAAAAACCGAACCGTTGGTGTATTCGATAAGGTGAAAGTTGATGTTAAGTCGATAAAGGATGAAGTAagtggaaagagaaaagtcCATTTAGTTCTCAAATAA
- the RIB3 gene encoding 3,4-dihydroxy 2-butanone 4-phosphate synthase (BUSCO:EOG09263Z8I), which produces MSEIFTPTEQALEAFKNGEFLIVMDDEDRENEGDLIISAELITQQKMAFLVRHSSGYVCVPLSTERADELDLQPMLKNQTDRHGTAYTVTCDVSENTTTGISAHDRALTANALANPGSKPVDFIKPGHVCPLRAVPGLLKKRRGHTEAAVQLCELTGLQPAAVICELVRDEDGLMMRLDDCVKFGKEHSIKIITIKQLVEHISN; this is translated from the coding sequence ATGAGCGAAATATTCACACCAACTGAACAAGCTTTGGAAGCGTTCAAGAATGGAGAGTTTTTAATCGTGATGGACGACGAGGATCGTGAGAATGAAGGTGATTTGATTATTTCCGCAGAACTTATCACACAGCAAAAGATGGCTTTTTTGGTACGTCATTCATCGGGTTACGTTTGTGTGCCGCTTTCAACTGAACGAGCTGACGAGTTGGATTTGCAGCCGATGTTGAAGAATCAAACTGATAGACACGGTACAGCATACACTGTGACATGTGATGTTTCCGAAAATACAACTACAGGTATTTCGGCACATGATCGTGCTTTAACTGCAAACGCATTGGCAAATCCAGGATCAAAGCCTGTTGATTTTATCAAACCAGGCCACGTTTGTCCCTTAAGAGCTGTCCCAGGCTTactaaagaaaagaagaggtcACACGGAGGCTGCAGTACAACTCTGTGAGTTGACTGGCTTGCAACCAGCAGCAGTCATTTGTGAATTGGTGAGAGATGAAGATGGATTGATGATGAGATTAGATGACTGTGTAAAGTTTGGTAAGGAACACAGTATTAAAATTATAACTATCAAACAACTAGTGGAACACATTAGTAATTGA
- the WRS1 gene encoding tryptophan--tRNA ligase (BUSCO:EOG092624KK), which yields MSLNEAVADLKIEDKETEQKITPWEVEGAVVDGKAQGIDYDKLIQQFGTKSITPETLTRFKELTGEEPHPFLKRGVFFSERDLHRILDLYEHGEPFFLYTGRGPSSDSMHLGHMVPFIFTKWLQDVFDVPLVIELTDDEKFLFKQKLTIDDVRKFAVENAKDIIAVGFNPENTFIFSDLQYMGGAFYENVVRTSRQITTSTAKAVFGFTDSDCIGKIHFASIQIATAFPSSFPDVLGLPPKTPCLIPCAIDQDPYFRVCRDVADKLKFSKPALIHAKFFPALQGASTKMSASDTTTSIFMDDTPKQIQKKINKYAFSGGQALAEDHRKYGGNVDVDVAYQYLSFFSYDDEKLARLADGYKKGEILSGEMKKECIGVLQEFVAAYQERRSKVDEAVVDSFMKPHKLVYGQKDRKVAPKQRQKK from the coding sequence atgTCATTGAACGAGGCAGTTGCAGATTTAAAAATCGAGgataaagaaacagaacagaaaatTACACCATGGGAGGTTGAAGGTGCAGTAGTTGACGGAAAAGCTCAAGGGATTGATTATGACAAACttattcaacaatttggTACCAAAAGCATTACTCCAGAGACTTTAACAAGGTTCAAGGAACTTACTGGAGAAGAGCCTCACccatttttgaaaagaggAGTGTTCTTTTCTGAGAGAGACTTGCATCGAATACTTGACTTGTATGAACATGGTGAACCTTTCTTCTTATACACAGGTAGAGGACCATCTTCAGATTCCATGCACTTGGGTCACATGGTTCCATTCATTTTCACTAAATGGTTACAAGATGTCTTTGATGTTCCATTAGTCATTGAATTAactgatgatgaaaagttTTTGTTCAAGCAAAAATTGACCATTGATGACGTTCGAAAATTTGCTGTTGAGAATGCAAAAGACATCATCGCAGTTGGATTCAACCCAGAAAATACTTTTATCTTTTCAGACTTGCAATACATGGGTGGTGCTTTTTACGAAAATGTTGTGAGAACATCTCGTCAAATCACTACTTCAACTGCAAAAGCTGTATTTGGATTCACCGACTCTGACTGTATTGGTAAAATTCATTTTGCCAGTATTCAAATTGCCACCGcatttccttcttccttcCCCGACGTATTAGGCTTGCCACCAAAGACACCATGTCTTATCCCTTGTGCCATTGATCAGGATCCATATTTTAGGGTGTGTCGTGATGTAGCTGATAAgttgaaattttcaaaGCCAGCATTGATTCACGCCAAGTTTTTCCCAGCTTTACAGGGTGCATCAACAAAGATGTCTGCATCAGATACCACCACTTCGATCTTTATGGACGATAcaccaaaacaaattcaaaagaaaatcaacaaGTATGCGTTTTCTGGAGGACAGGCGTTGGCTGAGGATCACAGAAAGTATGGAGGTAACGTTGATGTGGATGTCGCTTACCAATACTTGTCTTTCTTTAGTTACGACGACGAGAAATTGGCTAGATTAGCAGACGGTTATAAGAAAGGTGAGATTTTGTCAGgagaaatgaagaaagagTGCATTGGAGTTTTACAAGAGTTTGTAGCTGCATACCAAGAACGTAGAAGTAAGGTTGATGAAGCTGTCGTTGACAGTTTTATGAAACCACACAAATTGGTGTATGGCCAAAAGGATAGAAAAGTTGCTCCAAAACAAAggcaaaagaaatag
- the RPL27 gene encoding 60S ribosomal protein L27: MAKFIKSGRVAIIVRGRYAGKKVVIVKPHDEGTKSHPFPHAIVAGVERAPLKVTKKMDAKKTAKRTKVKPFVKLVNYNHLMPTRYSLDVESFKSVVSSEALEEPSQREEAKKVVKKAFEEKHQAGKNKWFFQKLHF, encoded by the exons ATGGCTAAATTCATCAAATCAGGCAGAGTTG CTATCATTGTTCGCGGTCGTTATGCCGGTAAAAAGGTTGTCATTGTGAAACCACACGATGAAGGTACCAAGTCACACCCATTCCCACACGCCATTGTCGCTGGTGTTGAAAGAGCTCCATTGAAGGTTACCAAGAAGATGGACGCCAAGAAGACCGCCAAGAGAACCAAGGTGAAGCCATTTGTCAAGTTGGTCAACTACAACCACTTGATGCCAACAAGATACTCATTGGACGTTGAATCATTCAAGTCAGTTGTTTCCTCAGAAGCTTTGGAAGAGCCATCACAAAGAGAAGAGGCTAAGAAAGTTGTTAAGAAGGCTTTCGAAGAAAAACACCAAGCTGGTAAGAACAAGTGGTTCTTCCAAAAATTGCACTTCTAA
- the PKH1 gene encoding serine/threonine protein kinase, with amino-acid sequence MKKDQAGSRYIFSSAQHELPSVHISSRLSSLGNGDSGDDIARTAPGTPSSMNSFDFRPRYPRAVTNSSLNVLVDTPGTESDLKKLGEPRSLLKGGDNNLTSEKRGDNGSLSDSINSASLAQPSDAGGDDTWANKGAAVKSVYSQNGEPAVIRRSVNDFKFGKELGEGSYSTVILATDKITSKQYAIKVLDKRHIIKEKKVKYVNIEKHALNRLSNRMGVISLYFTFQDKDSLYFVLDYAANGELLSLIKQYTTLNEECTQHFGAQILDAINYMHENGVIHRDIKPENILLDDKMRIQFTDFGTARLLEKKNDESEDYPVDVRAKSFVGTAEYVSPELLESKYCGKPGDIWAFGCIIYQMIAGKPPFRATNEYLTFQKITKLQYAFSAGFPNIIRDLIKKILVLQPSKRATIPEIQNHYFFQSKNFKDFDDIWSKPPPVLGPYKMTAKSMMKVPNAMKVPNAVKAISSPSSKKKQSSTTTTREAAQPSAKAQVTAKESEFGAPLTATETVNPASAAAAALRKPSSGSEVSGSDPSTSRDSSAEPRRTVKTQRPDYIPGTKILRPQIKGRPSIQSYSRASSTSTATNAANNATNKERSNSTVVTAAPDIMDVTPPGVLEAAWGSHLEHSDERIIRVGPVIVHKEQADAFKSKHDNSLRTISLGATKSHRSRSETSLLSQMVNGVPVYTKENTDETVAISEPEETNFLKRSASKKSKKSSDIERTPSTNSNNRLTKHTFFRKLGITHGDKKDDEMESSNMFSLDKAQTGTMVITTHGRALVFARKDLESEYKLILAVKLNFPFIRIQELVTSQNKLSKFLPTVGIFVISAVESVFVFEVEKLDVSHWIDALLKSKYNEMERDKLKAAAEAGKDNPSSTKSVPAAAPAPTPAPAPVPMGTAKEARAKHQEPSPTSKKKEVPARIRNVETIPSSKNQKMNGESRTNAKSQRVSPDHSASTSMLKSRIQRSMPRRKPPPVSPPNELNVHTGLPSNSPETGYLHAAQLAVSQHSHMPVSNNRRSSFTKENGIKADLNRSMANASSSTGGNGGGGGNNGSGGGRSSTPTSPVITGSNSKFLARSSRK; translated from the exons ATGAAA AAAGATCAAGCTGGGTCTCGTTATATCTTTAGTTCGGCTCAACATGAGCTTCCATCGGTACACATTTCATCTCGTTTGTCGTCGCTAGGTAATGGAGATTCTGGGGACGACATAGCAAGAACTGCGCCGGGGACTCCACTGTCTATGAACTCTTTTGACTTTCGGCCCCGATACCCACGAGCGGTGACCAACTCCTCACTAAATGTCCTTGTTGACACACCAGGCACAGAATCAGACTTGAAAAAACTTGGCGAGCCAAGGTCTTTGCTTAAAGGTGGTGACAATAATTTAACTTCTGAAAAGCGTGGCGATAATGGCTCCCTTTCAGATAGTATCAACTCTGCTAGCTTGGCTCAGCCAAGCGATGCTGGAGGAGATGACACGTGGGCAAACAAAGGCGCCGCAGTTAAGTCAGTTTACTCGCAAAACGGCGAACCAGCTGTTATACGGAGAAGCGTCAATGATTTCAAGTTTGGGAAAGAATTGGGCGAAGGCTCATATTCCACTGTTATATTGGCTACCGATAAAATTACATCAAAACAATATGCGATAAAAGTTTTGGACAAGAGACATATTAtcaaggagaaaaaagtgaaataTGTCAACATAGAAAAGCATGCATTGAATAGATTAAGCAATAGAATGGGAGTCATTTCGCTTTACTTTACATTTCAAGATAAAGactctctttattttgttttggattACGCAGCCAACGGAGAATTGCTTTCATTGATCAAACAATACACTACGCTCAACGAAGAGTGTACACAACATTTTGGTGCTCAGATCCTCGACGCCATTAACTATATGCATGAGAATGGTGTGATTCATAGAGACATTAAACCAGAAAATATTCTTTTGGATGACAAGATGAGGATACAGTTTACTGATTTTGGTACTGCCCGACTtttggagaaaaagaatgacGAAAGTGAAGACTACCCGGTTGACGTTCGTGCGAAATCATTTGTGGGAACAGCCGAGTATGTATCACCCGAGCTACTCGAAAGCAAATATTGTGGTAAGCCGGGTGATATATGGGCTTTTGGATGCATTATTTATCAAATGATTGCAGGGAAACCTCCATTTAGAGCTACAAATGAGTATCTTACGTTTCAAAAGATTACCAAACTTCAATATGCATTTAGCGCTGGCTTCCCTAATATTATTAGAGacttgataaaaaaaatattggtGTTGCAACCATCAAAGAGGGCCACAATTCCTGAAATACAAAACCACTATTTTTTCCAGCTGAAAAATTTTAAGGATTTTGATGACATTTGGTCAAAGCCGCCTCCAGTATTAGGTCCTTATAAAATGACGGCCAAGTCTATGATGAAAGTACCCAATGCTATGAAAGTACCCAATGCGGTAAAGGCTATTAGCTCACCAAGctcgaagaagaaacagtCATCTACGACGACGACACGCGAAGCTGCACAACCATCTGCAAAAGCCCAAGTAACAGCCAAAGAATCAGAATTTGGAGCACCGTTAACCGCAACGGAAACTGTAAATCCAGCATCTGCAGCTGCAGCTGCTCTCAGAAAACCTCTGTCAGGGTCGGAAGTTAGTGGGTCAGATCCATCGACACTGAGAGATAGTTCCGCCGAGCCAAGGAGAACAGTAAAAACACAACGTCCAGATTACATTCCTGGTACTAAAATTTTACGGCCACAAATTAAGGGTCGACCATCAATTCAATCTTATTCACGAGCATCCTCCACCAGTACTGCTACCAATGCTGCCAACAATGCTACGAATAAGGAACGGTCAAATTCGACAGTGGTAACGGCTGCTCCAGATATAATGGATGTAACTCCACCAGGTGTTTTGGAAGCAGCTTGGGGTTCCCATCTTGAACATAGCGATGAAAGGATAATTCGTGTGGGCCCAGTGATTGTTCACAAGGAACAAGCCGATGCGTTTAAAAGCAAACACGACAACTCTTTACGAACAATCTCCTTGGGTGCCACAAAGTCTCATCGCAGTAGATCTGAAACTAGCCTTTTATCGCAAATGGTTAATGGAGTTCCAGTTTACACTAAAGAAAATACAGATGAAACTGTTGCCATCTCTGAACCGGAAGAAACCAATTTCCTTAAACGATCAGCTAgcaaaaagagcaaaaagagTCTGGATATCGAAAGAACGCCATCCACAAATTCCAACAATAGGTTGACAAAACACACTTTTTTTAGAAAATTGGGTATTACGCATGGTGATAAAAAGGACGACGAAATGGAATCTAGTAACATGTTTTCTTTAGACAAAGCGCAAACTGGAACAATGGTGATCACCACTCACGGTAGGGCCTTAGTGTTTGCAAGAAAGGATTTAGAATCAGAGTATAAATTGATATTGGCCGTGAAGTTGAATTTTCCATTCATTCGTATCCAGGAGTTGGTTACATCTCAAAATAAGCTATCGAAATTTTTACCCACTGTGGGTATATTTGTCATTTCTGCAGTCGAGCTGGTGTTTGTCTTTGAGGTAGAGAAGTTGGACGTTAGCCACTGGATTGATGCATTATTGAAATCAAAGTACAATGAAATGGAAAGAGATAAATTGAAAGCAGCGGCAGAAGCTGGTAAAGACAATCCATCGCTGACTAAATCTGTGCCTGCGGCCGCGCCTGCACCTACACCTGCACCTGCACCTGTGCCTATGGGAACTGCAAAAGAAGCGCGTGCCAAACACCAAGAACCTTCTCCTACttccaaaaagaaagaagttCCTGCTAGGATTCGAAACGTGGAGACGATACCTAGCCtgaagaatcaaaaaatgaatggTGAATCCAGGACAAATGCAAAGTCACAAAGAGTTTCTCCTGACCATTCAGCGCTGACAAGTATGCTTAAGAGTAGAATTCAGAGATCAATGCCACGAAGGAAACCACCGCCAGTTAGTCCGCCAAACGAACTAAATGTACACACCGGTCTTCCGCTGAATTCACCGGAAACTGGTTATCTACATGCGGCCCAACTAGCTGTTTCGCAGCACTCTCACATGCCAGTATCAAACAACCGCCGTTCTAGTTTTACAAAAGAGAATGGAATAAAAGCAGACTTGAACAGGTCTATGGCGAATGCTAGTAGCAGTACTGgaggtaatggtggtggggGTGGTAATAATGGATCTGGAGGAGGAAGATCAAGTACTCCTACCCTGCCTGTAATAACAGGTCTGAACTCCAAATTTCTTGCGCGTAGTAGTAGAAAATAG